The genomic stretch AGACCAATAGAAAAGCGAAACAAAATGTTTCAATGCTGCACTCACTGTGGATTTAGGGGAGATATTATGAGGCTGTTGTCATTAGGGCGATTGCTGTGGAATCGCTGAATCTTGACTCGGCGGTGGTTGGCTCTCGCTCTGCTCTCTCCCTCTCGCTCTGCCTCGGGCTCGCTCTCTGCGCGCGCGCACCGGGCCGCTCGCCTTCCTCCCTCTCTATGTGGCTgcgcgggtgtgtgtgtgtgtggatgtgtgtggggTGTGGGTGTCCCTTTcgcccttcctcctccccctcctcctcctcctgctcccccctcctgtccctcacctcctcccccctctcctctccctcctcctggtCCTCatcccccctctcctcctcttcctcccctctctcttcctctccctgaattttctcctctcctctcagGTCAGTCCATGGTATTCCGCTCCCCCCTAGACCTCTATTCCTCCCACTTCTTGTTGCCAAACTTCGCCGATTCTCACCACCGCTCCCTACTTCTGGCGAGTAGCGGCGGCGGGAACGGTGCGggaggcggcggcgcgggaggaggaggcggcggcgggaACGGTGCGGGAGGCGGCGGTGCTGGCGGagcaggcggcggcggcggcagcggcggcggcggctccagGGCCCCCCCGGAAGAGTTGTCCATGTTCCAGCTGCCCACCCTCAACTTCTCGCCGGAGCAGGTGGCCAGCGTCTGCGAGACGCTGGAGGAGACGGGCGACATCGAGCGGCTGGGCCGCTTCCTCTGGTCGCTGCCCGTGGCCCCCGGGGCGTGCGAAGCCATCAACAAGCACGAGTCGATCCTGCGCGCGCGCGCCGTGGTCGCCTTCCACACGGGCAACTTCCGCGACCTCTACCACATCCTGGAGAACCACAAGTTCACCAAGGAGTCCCACGGCAAGCTGCAGGCCATGTGGCTCGAGGCGCACTACCAGGAGGCGGAGAAGCTGCGCGGCCGCCCGCTCGGCCCGGTGGACAAGTACCGCGTGCGGAAGAAGTTCCCGCTGCCGCGCACCATCTGGGACGGCGAGCAGAAGACGCATTGCTTCAAGGAGCGGACTCGGAGCCTGCTGCGGGAGTGGTACCTGCAGGACCCCTACCCCAACCCCAGCAAGAAACGCGAACTCGCGCAGGCCACCGGCCTCACTCCCACACAAGTAGGCAACTGGTTTAAGAACCGGCGGCAGCGAGACCGCGCCGCGGCGGCCAAGAACAGGTCAGTGGCGGGGCCCGCGGCCTGGCTGCCGCTTCCGGGGCCCGGGGAGGAGGAGCGGGCTGGCAAAGCGGGCGGAGGGTGGTGGAGGCGGCCGCCCGGCGCCTGAGAAGCCGCGACCCCCTGACCAGCAGGAGAAAGTTTCCACTTGCCCCGCGCGCGAAGAGGGGCGGGCTGTGGGTTTCTGGATAGCTTTGCCCAAGAGGGCCCTTCCTCGGGGAGAGGGCTGCGTGTGCGGCGCCAAAGGCCCACACCCCTGGCCCTAGCCCCCGGGAGCCGCCGGCCCTGCGCTGTCCCGCCGCCGGCCTCTTCAGTCCCGGACCCCGCTCGGCACTCGTCCGGAGTCCGGAACGGGAGAGGAAGCGTTCCTTGCTATCCGGTTCTGAGTGACCGCTTTTTCTATTCACGCATTGCAAAAACCACAgcgggggatgggggtggggtgggggggtgagatCCACGAACAGgaaggagagaaaacagaaccCGGGTCCCTACCACAAAGGGAAAGGCTGGCGGGCACCGCGCAGAGCACGTCTCTTCCCGCAGCATTGCAAGTTGCCGGCCGGGGAATAGGAGAGCCGGGCTGGGAGTGGAGGAGAGGCCTAGCTCATGTGGGTTGGGGGAAGGCAGAGGGGTACTCGCCCTcctgcccaagcccgggagtgtcCCCTTGGTGCTGCTAAGTTGCAGAGTGAGCAGGATCAGCCTCGCTGCAGGCAAGTTGGTGGtaaaatcacaaagttgtgcttgGCTTGACCATCAGCTGTGGGCCTGCAAGAAGCAGGGTGAAAAAGAGCTAGCCCtaaagagagggaagggagaaaggaatgggagggaaggaaaaaggaagcgAGGAAGTTTGGTAAAAGCCCTGATATGTCCCTGCCCAGTCTGGGAAGGCAATGGGCCTACCCACTGGCAGGTTGCAGGGCCCCAGGGGCTGACAGCTGCCCATGCCTGGGCGCTGGTTTTGAGTTCCTGGAGTAGATGTGTGTTTGGGTCCAGGTGGCCCAGGCCTGAGCCCACGGCCCTCTCACCCCTGCCTGGGGAACCCACTTTTCATCCGATGGGGGAGTGCCCAGGGCCAGACACAGGCCTccttgctgggagaactggaaggCACTTGGTTCAGGCAGCAGCCACCCATTGCCGGAAAGAGGCAGCCAGAGACTGCCCTGCGCTCTCGCCTCTTCTTGCCTTCTCTCCCTtgccccctttctctccctctcttctttccccactttTCCTCTCCTGGCTTCCCTGTTTTTTCTTCCCCGGCTCCTGTGCCCTGAGCAGGGATTCAGAGAGCAAAGGCTGCCAGTCCTACTGGGAAGAGGTGGCCGGTGAGCAAGCCGCATCTCTAGGAGTGTGTGagggggagcaggggcaggatGCGCTGAGGGAACCCCACGGCTCCAGGGCAGCGAGCTCAGTGTGAAGAGCTCCAGGGTCTGCAGAGGTGGCGGCGTCCCCCATCCCTCGGGGACTTCGGCTCCTCCAGGACTCCGCGGTTGTGGGCTGCAGGCACCCAGGGCTCCCCAGGCAGACGGCCTCAGGTTCTCCCTCTCTGAGACCCGCCCGCATCTAAGAAGACTTGGGAAGCTCTGAAGAGCTCTGGGGAGGAAAGCCAAGAACTGAGCTGGGGAGGCTCTGTGGAGTTCAAAGAGCAGCCAGGTGCCTGGAGACCGAGATGAGCCCGGAGAACGGAGCCTGGGTGGCGGTGAGAGGTGCAGGGTGAGGGAGCTCGGGGGAGCCTGAGGCGGCAAGCCCGGCTCCCGCTGGCCCGCGCGGGTGCGGGGAGGCGGCTCGGCAGAGCCCGGTGGCCGGGCCGCTGTTTCAGGGCTGGCGTGGCTCTCTGTCTCCCGCAGGCTCCAGCACCAGGCCATCGGGCCGAGTGGCATGCGCTCGCTGGCCGAGCCGGGCTGTCCCACGCACGGCTCGGCCGAGTCGCCGTCCACGGCGGCCAGCCCGACCACCAGCGTGTCCAGCCTGACGGAGCGCGCGGACACCGGCACCTCCATCCTCTCGGTAACCTCCAGCGACTCGGAATGTGATGTATGATAGCCAaggctccctcctccccctcccccgtcctcgccctcctcctcttcctcctcttcctcctccatcccCAGAACAAACCGAAATCAGGATACACaaccatacacacatacacataacactcccaccccagccacaaatatataaaaaccaagaaaaataacaaattaacTGCAAACCATCAACAACCCCCcaaccaccatctaccaccacgGCCACCCAAAAGGACCGCGACGCCAACAGACAGTCACAAACGCTGATGTTGCAGGCAGAAAACATAAAAGAGGTGACAATTGTATACTTTCTAGGACAAGCACGGCTTCTCCTTTTGGTTCCCACGGACCCGGCACCCCACCTGCATGACGATTTATTTGTATCTGGGAAAATATTCTCTCTAGTTTAAAACGATTTACAAAGAGTGGACTACACAAAAACCGACCACCACCACGACGACAAGACGACAaaagcaaaaaagacaaaaagagaaaaaataaaaccgcCATCTCCGTTCCGaatttgtacaaaaaaaaaaaaaagaactccttcGAGAGGGAAATAGCAAATGTTCCTTGCCTTTTGTTGCGCTCTTTTTcctctcttgctctttctttctcttctctgtttttAAGTCCAAGTATTGGTCAAACAAGATGcaatcttctgttttttgttcAGCAGACAATCATTTTCTTCCTAAGCACCTTTTTCTCTCCACTTCTGTCACTGCCTGTGTGGGTACTGGTTATAAATGTGGAAAAAGAATAGTTATGACTGtaacagatttttatttttatttcaaaattttatatgaattatGTATATCTTAATGATCGGTCATTTTCCCAGTTTGTAATATATGTGTAGAAATTGCCTGTATATGAtattgctttttctcttcttcctttctctttctttctcactcttctccctcccccccttcccacttacctgtctctttcctttttggGAATCCCCTCCAATTCGGTTCCTGGCATGGACTTGGCAATCACGGCCTGGCATGGCGGGCTGGGTTAGGAAAAGGGATCCCATCGCTAGTGAAAGCGGTGAGTGAGACGTAGTATTCTTATGCAAAAGCTATTTCAAGTATTTCTTAGCTGCTTTGGAGGTTCTCTCACTCCCCGTAGAGCGCTTTTACTGTTATCTTAACCGGGTGTTTACCTATATGTAAAAACTTTCTAAAGCAAATACAGTATTCTCCATTTTCTTATCATCCCCCGGGTCTGGTGTTTTTGTCCACCTCTGGTCCCCAGCCCCGGGGTGCAGTGGCTGGGCCTTCCATCTGCTCCTGGAGCTGGGTCAGGGTTTTACAGCTGGGgctgagtttttttgttttgttttgttttgctttgtttttttgggcggtggggtggaggtggtgagaGCAGGCCCTTCTGAAAAGGGCCAAAGCGGAATCCCAAGCCAACACACAGAGAGGGAGCCAGAGAGGGGGCTACGGCCAGTGGCCGGTTTCATGCGGGCCAAGGTACCTTGAGATCCCTGCCGCGTGGTTTCCGGAGTGTACAGCCTGCCCGGGCCCTTGTGGGACCGCGGATGGGTTTGGCGTCCCTcggttgttgttgtttgttttttaaaaggggaAACATACACTGCTGCTAAACTTCTGCATTTCTGCCCAGCAGAGCTGACAGATTTTGtcttttggggggaggaggggcaagGGTAGGCGGGTGAGCAGGGTAGGAGAAGCGAGTGAGGAGACAGTTTAAAGACTTCAGGGCCTAGATCAGGACTCTTCCCTATCCCGGTGTGCGAGTCTGTGTGACCTGTGGTACAGATGGCTTTCGATCTGTTTCCCAGAAATTTCTTCCCATCTTTTGGGATCCTTCGGAGATTCGAGCCCCTAAGACATTTCAGAGTTGGCTTACACTTTCAGAGGAAACCCAAAATTCACCGCCTCTTGCTAATCAAGTTCCCGCTGGCCCGGGCTTCCCGCCCAGCGCGGGGAGCCGGGGGCGGCAGTTTCCCGGGATGCCGTGGCAGGCGGCGCCTCCGTTGTTCTGGGCCAGGGCGGCCTGCATCCGAGGAGGAGCCAGAGAGGTGATTTCAGAAAACTTGCCTTCACTTGAAAGTCCAATTGCCCAAGCAAGGAGGATTAGGGAGAAACGTGCCTGGAATTTCGCGCGCGTTTCCAAACTAATTTTGACTTCCGATTTCCTTCTGACCCCATCCCCTGCAGGGCCCTGGGGTTCCTGCAGGAGGGGCTGGGCAGAGAAGCGGCCAGGCCCGAGGTGCCCTGCGCGGGCCAGGGGAGCCTTGCGCACTGCGTCTGCGCGGTGGGGAAAGTTCCCACGTGCGCCCTTACCTAGAACCAGGGCATTCAGCAGTCCTCGCCGGCTTCCAAGTCCTTCTGTGGCCTGGCCCTCAGTGTCAGTCTTTGCATGCGTTCACTGCCCGGGAAAACGTCCTTCATAAAATCCACGTCTCAGGCAATCTCAGGCAATATTAATCCAGGTGGCAGGAGTTTGGGGAAGGAGCCAGCTGGGTTCTTCCTAACTTGAGCCTCTGTTCTGATGCACAGAATCATGTCTGGGGTGAGGGGCGCGGTCACCTACTCTCATTTTTAAGTGGTTTGTCACCTACATGACCCAGAGCTTGGATCTGGAAACCCAAAGAAGTGGCTGCCTCAGAGAGTGTGGAGGGTCTGGAATGGGACCCCTGCCCAGCTAACAAACTCCAGTTGGGGGGTGAAGAGAAAGGATTAGAGCCACTGCGAGTGACTCCAGAAAGGGCCTAGGCTGGTGACACCAGGGAACAGGTGCCTTTTTGTCTAGGGATAGGGGGACAAACACGtggaattaaaatatttctttctctcaACACACCTGGCAGAGAAAACAAGTTGGGGGCATCCAGTGCCCACTCCTCTACTGCAGGAAACAGGCAATGTGACTCCACAGCTGCCTTTAGCTTTGGGGGCCTCCACCCTATGGGGCTTCAGCAGCCTgctgtctgtctgtctacctcgctatctatcatctattacTGTCTCTCATCCCCTATGTTTCTATCGAGTTTTGCACAAATACCAATACTCCACTCTGTTCTTTCTGACCTTACAGATTCCCTGCAGGCGGAGCATGTGTACTTGGTGTGggtggtgtgtgtatgtgcaacTTTGAAAGCTGGGCTTCCACCAGGCAGTCAAAGGTCTACATAAAAGGGGCATGTGTGTGATGTTTGGTGTAACTGCATGTCCAGTGCATCAGTGTGTGCCCAGTATGCGTTTTCATGTACATTACCTATAGTGTAGAAATCTGTGTGTGGTTTGGGCAGTTTATATGTACCTATTTCTGCAAGGAGTACACACCAAGGTGGCTGCAGTAGAACTAGAGGATGCTGTGTGTGCAGTGGACAAGTGCCTTGTGGGTCATGGTGCTGGTTTGGACGTGTGTGGGCTCTCTTGCTCTAGTCAGCCCACAGACACGACTGCCAGGCTACCCACTTCTAACGACCTTCCCATCCCTTTAGGAAGAGGGATCACAATGGGTGTTCTTTGACCCAAGGGCAGAAGGGGTAGGGTTCGTCAGCTAACCCAGCCCACCCTTTACCCCGAAAGACTGGATATTCGGTCGATTTGGCCCTTGCTCCTTTAAACATCTGACTGGGGGTAAGAGGTCCCTTTCTGACCAGAGCCCACCTTTTACCACTGCCTGCCGATTCTCTGCCCTGTTCCTCAAAATCCACGACCACGACCGTTATTGCCAAATTCACCCACTGACCCAATGGACCACAGTCAGCGTCCCAGGGACTGACGGGGCTGAGCTCGAGGGCAAGGCCAAACTGAAGTCTCTCTTGGGTTTGGGGGAAAACCACCTTGGCCACTGTGcgcagcccccctccccccagcaaggTGCACCGGCTGGGAGATGTGGGCCCCACTGTGAGCCCTCTCAAGGGCCTCAAGGGCAGGCGTGATAAGCAAGCTGAGTGTTACGCAGCCCTCACCCCTGTCTGGTGGGTTAGCTCCTCTCCTTCTGTAGCGCCAGAACCTGTGCCCCCGCCGCCCTGTGCGCACTCCCACCCCGTGCGCACGGGGGCACTTCCGCCTGGCGCCACAGCCCTCCTGCTGCGTGGGGGCCTTGCGGGTGTGTGCAGGCCTCTGCGAATCCCGCCCGCCTACACTAGGGCGTGAAGTGCTGGAAGAATAAACCTCATTTGGGGTTCTTTTCATCCTTGCCTCCCTCGAATAAAAACGACGACAATCAGTGCTGGCTACCTGACCAGGCCGAATGGGGTGTGTCCCTTGGAAAATCTGGTTCTAAGCCTACGGCTCCCCAGAAGCCGCCTGAGGGGAGACAGGGCAACTTACTCCTCTGGGTCAGCTCAGCTCTCTctcacccccctccccgccccaacTCTGCGACCCCACCCAGGatctcctcctgccctcctcGGATCCTGCGGAATCGACTGCCCAGTGCCAGCCTGGTTGATTTTCCATGGCGAGACACACATCTGATTAAAAAGAAATGACCCGCAAGGGGCCACGGTGCGGGCGGGGGTGCAGATCAGCAGTGGGCTGGAGTCACAGGAGCCTGCAGGAGCCGGGCTGGGGTGGGCAGTGGCATGGCCTGCCCGGGGGCGTGGGACGTGGAGTCCAGTGTTGGCTGAGGCCTGCAGCTGCTTCTGGAAAGAGAACCGGCCAGCCAGGCCCGTTCTGGGTCTAGCCCATCGCCCGGGCCGCTGGTGCTCACGGCCTAGTCCCAGGCCTGTGACGCATTGGGCGCCCTGGGCCCCTTGGATCAGGGGACGTCCcagtctccctctccctgccttcccctgccTTCGTGGCCGTCTCAGTCCCTGCCTGAGCCTTTGTGTGATGGTCAGCTGGAGCACCGGCTGCCGCCTCGGGGGGCTTTCCGGggtcctcccctcctccctcttcctccttctcccagccTGCCCAGACGAGTGCCCCCATGTCCTCGCTCTCAGGCCCCCTCAGCTTCCCTTCGCCGGGCTTTTCCGGCCCCAGCTGAGCTGCGCCGCCTCCACCCTGGCGAGGCGGGCCGGCCGTCTGGCCTGCGGGAGGGCGGGAGGAAGCCCGGGAGCAGCGGAGCCGCGCTAGCCGGGCTGCGATTTCTCCGGTCAGCTGAGCACAACTTTCCATTCGAGGGTATTCATGCAGCGGCTGATTGAGCTCCGCTGTGCCGGGCGGGGCGCGGCGGGAGCGCGCAGGCACAGCCAGCCTGACAGAgctacacacacagacacacacaggtcACAGGCACACACAACTCATCTACACAAACCTACCCCCCCACGTTGTACACACATCCACACTCCCTGCCCCCCAAGTCATTTCCTCATAAACACAGCATAGCCTTTTCCCGCACACCCACCTGTCCCCCTGAGCGCTTCCCCAACACACACAGATCTTCTTCCCGTCTCAACACCCGGCCTGACCCTCTGATTTACCCTGTAAAGATTCTACCACCATCCTCAGACACAAATACAAGCACACTTCACCCTCCTTCTCTCCTGCAGGAACATGTCTccagcacacacacactccaaaCCAGAAGAGatgcacacacaaacatgctCAGCCTCACAATCACACCCTCCTACAAAACCATCCAGGTTCACACTGCAGCAGAAACACATGTCTGCATAAAAGAGCATTAGCACCAATGAATATGTCAGTGCACAAACTGTTACATACGGTGGGTTGGGGCTCACCTAAAGTTCACACATGGGAAAGGGAGCATATGAGCAACGCTACAATCAGGGAATACAGCCACTGCACACTCACTTAAGACAAACGCACAGAGGACATGCAGAGAGCAAACCTTcagacacatacacatacatatgaaCCAACCCAAACACCCAAACAGAAATGCCACCCAGAGGCACTCCAATTCCCAAACCACTCCAGGCACCCAGAGGACCCCGGGTTATCCGCCTCCACCCACTCCCAGCATACATGCTCACAGATACCCACACCAGGCTCTGACTCAAAGAAGACAGGTAGAGAACTCGATAAGCATTTCAGGGAAACGGGCTTCGTTTGGGGGATGGTCAGGTGGGGAACAGAGGTCTCTAGTTTATAATCCACCCCCAAATGCCCAGGGTGTGCTATTTTGGAGagcaggaaaggaaggaagagtaaggaaaaaggagagaaattatGAAGAAGGGGAAAGgtggaaaggagagggaagagagagaaaggagagaggagcTGAAACAGAAAAGGTGGGAAGGGACCAAaaaggagaagagggaaggagaaggagcaGGACAAATTAGAGAAAATGGGGAGCTGTTGCTTCCCAGGCTCAGGCAGGGCGAAGACGAGacctgggcagggagaggggtaCCGGGGTACAACATAGGGACAAGTCAATCTTGGAAAAAGTGGCTAGGGGAGTGACTGGCTGGACCTGGGGAGGGGCCAAGTACTGAAAGTGTGCGTGACAGCCAGGGACCCAGAGTGCCCATCCTCcttgtgggctgggtggtctGGGCAGCTTCCTCTGCCCAGCCAAGGAAACACCCACCTGCCCATGCCACCCCTTTACCCTCAGAAGCAGCGTCTCCCCATACACAGCACAATCTCAAAGGCCTTCCTCCCGTGACTCCATTCATATGATACACGCAGCCACCCACTACACGCATGCACACGTACCCCTCTGCCTCCCAAAGTGGACCCCGACATATCTCCCCCTTCTGCACAGGAATGACCGCCCCCACAGCACAGGGCCAGAAGCACCTCTCCCTTTGTAGCTGTGTCACCCCACTTTTCACAGATAAGGTCATGACTCACTGCCTTGTACataaaacaagattttttttttttggaaggacCTTAACCTTCAGGAGTCTAACATTTCAGACACTGAGGGCTTTAAAGAATGTGCTGGCAAGAAAGGAAAGCACAGGGAGAGCCACAACATATATGCATATCCTACACCCGCAGACTTCTCATGGCAGGAGGGCTCAGGGAAGAGGCCCTCTGTGGGTGGGTGGACAAGGTAATGGGACTGGAGGGAGctattcccttccccttcccaaagGGGAGGCACAGGACTTGGGCCACTTCCCTGGGGTCTTCTCGGGAACCTAAAAGGAAGGGCTGACGCGCGCCGGCAAGGTCCAGAGGTGAGAGCCGGGCTTTGTGTGTGGGAGGCAGTCCTCTGGAGGTCAGTGCGGGGATCCTGGGGCGGGGCTCGGGGAAGCTGCGGACACAGCTCTGTGCGTGCGCGCTCCCTTTGGTTCCCGCACTACCTCGGGGCCTCCGCGGGGCTTTCTCTCGCTGGACCGTCGCCCGCGTCTCTGCTCggactttttcttctttcaggcCGCTGGGAGGCGCTGTGGCTGAAGCCGGGCCTCTGCCGGCCTGACGTTCTGGTTGTCCCGCTGTTCCCCCTTTCCCTGCGCCGGGTCTACGCAGTGCTGGGTGGCCCCAGGCGATGGCTGAGCCTGCGGCTGGGGGCGTCTCAGGACCCTTATTAAACACAAATTCTTAGCAGGGCCCCTTAATGAACGAACGCGCTGCTAATTAGGGGCGTGCGGGCCTCTGACTGCAGCATCCTGAAGGGCGCTGCAGCCCCGTCTTTCGCGTTCTCGCCCCAGACGCACTGGTGCGGTGGGGCCAGATGGGACCAGGAGAAGGGTgtgatggacagacagacagacgtCTGTACATATGCAGGCGTAGGGAATCTAGGCTCCATCAGGTTATCACTGCAACATTACGAGATATCTGAGCTGAAAGTGGCCTCGACTGCACTGGAaggggaaactgaagctcagagaggggcACGGCTTGGCCATTGACCCACAGCCAGAGTCTACCCTCACCCCACCACACCCGTGCACTGGCCGGTGCACTCCCCGCAGCCAGCCGGGTAAACACTCCCGAGACCCTTCGTTGGGGCGCAAGATGAGGCAAAGGCGAGAGAGGGGACTGGGCCAGGTCCAGGAGCAGCTGGCCTCAGGTTCATTCCTCCCGGGCGTGCCTTCTCTCAGCGTCCTGCACTTGGACCTTGCAGGGCAGTAGCCCTGCTGGGAAGGCGCCTCCTACGCACCGCCTACCCGGACCCAATCTGAGAGAGACGCACCTGGCAAACCCAGCAGATTAGCATGAATTGCAGAGGATTCGCTCTCTGAGTGGACGTGGCTGTGCAGGAACCACCAGCACTTCCTGGTGAGATGGGACTTGGCTGTGTCTATGTGGGAACTTCGGTGAAGGTACAGCGAGACTGTAATGTGGATTCCAGTGAGATGCAGGAGGGAGATTTATATTGT from Dasypus novemcinctus isolate mDasNov1 chromosome 17, mDasNov1.1.hap2, whole genome shotgun sequence encodes the following:
- the SIX3 gene encoding homeobox protein SIX3; translation: MVFRSPLDLYSSHFLLPNFADSHHRSLLLASSGGGNGAGGGGAGGGGGGGNGAGGGGAGGAGGGGGSGGGGSRAPPEELSMFQLPTLNFSPEQVASVCETLEETGDIERLGRFLWSLPVAPGACEAINKHESILRARAVVAFHTGNFRDLYHILENHKFTKESHGKLQAMWLEAHYQEAEKLRGRPLGPVDKYRVRKKFPLPRTIWDGEQKTHCFKERTRSLLREWYLQDPYPNPSKKRELAQATGLTPTQVGNWFKNRRQRDRAAAAKNRLQHQAIGPSGMRSLAEPGCPTHGSAESPSTAASPTTSVSSLTERADTGTSILSVTSSDSECDV